In Amycolatopsis jiangsuensis, the following proteins share a genomic window:
- a CDS encoding alkaline shock response membrane anchor protein AmaP: MASLNRPVRLNRGLLAVLGVVLVAAGAFAYATHARWLTVLEPAAPLVPGTALPPTWVLYVAAAVAVVLGLLSLRWLLAQLARRPKTQTWRYETDPARGRTELPADAAVVPFTEEVRAGEGVHAVRATLAGARSAPTLALVVTVDQDGDPRRIRERLTGEHLPRLRQALDLDDLPVTIEFRFSTSRAARIH; encoded by the coding sequence ATGGCCAGCCTGAACCGTCCTGTCCGGCTCAACCGCGGGCTGCTGGCAGTGCTCGGCGTGGTTCTCGTGGCCGCGGGGGCGTTCGCCTACGCCACCCACGCGAGGTGGCTGACCGTGCTGGAGCCGGCCGCGCCACTCGTGCCGGGGACCGCGCTCCCGCCCACCTGGGTGCTCTACGTGGCCGCCGCCGTGGCGGTCGTGCTCGGGCTGCTGAGCCTGCGCTGGCTGCTGGCCCAGCTCGCCCGTCGGCCGAAGACGCAGACGTGGCGCTATGAGACGGACCCCGCGCGCGGCCGCACCGAACTGCCGGCCGACGCGGCGGTGGTCCCGTTCACCGAGGAGGTGCGCGCCGGCGAAGGCGTGCACGCCGTCCGCGCCACGCTGGCCGGTGCGCGCAGCGCGCCCACGCTGGCTCTCGTCGTGACGGTCGACCAGGACGGTGATCCGCGGCGGATCCGGGAGCGGCTGACCGGGGAGCATCTGCCCCGGCTGCGCCAGGCGCTGGACCTCGACGATCTGCCAGTGACCATCGAATTCCGCTTCAGCACCTCGCGGGCCGCCCGGATCCACTGA
- a CDS encoding LysR family transcriptional regulator, which produces MDLVGSCRAFVSVSEAGSFTAGAAAARIPQPVASRRIAALERHLGERLFDRSTRRARLTPFGRDMLASAHRLVRLADAMEDDAGRAKRRPLLLAVPDTCTTRDLAELDAEARGHEVFLEFRVAGPAERAELVRKQEVAAALAAVPAEEGAWTVPLGLAGETEPEDRVIHLETLRAGRSAAARRRVWIQPEDDVPHLRDRLFRARDAAGLRPAQVVVAGTLTAAAASVFGSADLLLCSAGQARELGLAWRPAGGIRLARGFEVVAGLGDDARKLRARLRPAIARCLGAGETEVAR; this is translated from the coding sequence ATGGACCTGGTCGGCAGCTGCAGAGCGTTCGTGAGTGTGAGTGAAGCGGGCAGCTTCACCGCCGGCGCGGCCGCCGCGCGCATCCCGCAGCCGGTGGCCAGCCGCCGGATCGCCGCGCTGGAGCGGCATCTGGGGGAACGGCTGTTCGATCGTTCGACGCGGCGCGCGCGGCTGACCCCGTTCGGCCGCGACATGCTGGCTTCCGCGCACCGTCTCGTGCGGCTGGCCGATGCGATGGAGGACGACGCCGGGCGCGCCAAGCGAAGGCCACTGCTGCTGGCCGTGCCGGACACCTGCACGACCCGCGATCTCGCCGAACTCGACGCCGAGGCGCGCGGACACGAGGTGTTCCTGGAATTCCGCGTGGCCGGCCCGGCCGAGCGCGCGGAGCTCGTGCGCAAGCAGGAGGTGGCGGCCGCGCTGGCCGCGGTGCCCGCCGAGGAGGGCGCCTGGACCGTACCGCTCGGGCTGGCGGGCGAGACCGAGCCGGAAGACCGGGTGATCCACCTGGAGACGTTGCGGGCCGGGCGATCCGCCGCGGCGCGCCGCCGGGTGTGGATCCAGCCCGAGGACGACGTGCCGCACCTGCGCGACCGGCTGTTCCGGGCCCGGGACGCGGCGGGGCTGCGACCGGCGCAGGTCGTGGTCGCCGGCACGCTCACCGCGGCCGCGGCGAGTGTCTTCGGCTCCGCGGATCTGCTGCTGTGCTCGGCCGGGCAGGCTCGGGAACTGGGCCTGGCCTGGCGCCCGGCCGGCGGGATCCGGCTCGCCCGCGGTTTCGAAGTGGTGGCCGGCCTCGGCGACGACGCCCGGAAACTCCGTGCCCGGCTGCGGCCGGCGATCGCCCGCTGTCTCGGCGCCGGCGAGACGGAGGTGGCCCGGTGA
- a CDS encoding CsbD family protein, which produces MSLGDKIGSKADELGGKAKEAAGRATGDEELTGEGQADQAKAGVKKAAENVKDAAGKVKDALRNE; this is translated from the coding sequence ATGTCCTTGGGCGACAAGATCGGGAGCAAGGCCGACGAGCTGGGCGGCAAGGCCAAGGAAGCCGCCGGCCGCGCGACCGGCGACGAGGAACTCACCGGGGAAGGCCAGGCCGACCAGGCGAAGGCCGGGGTCAAGAAGGCGGCCGAGAACGTCAAGGACGCCGCGGGCAAGGTGAAGGACGCGCTCCGGAACGAGTGA
- a CDS encoding DUF6010 family protein produces the protein MVIVTAVLVGLAYVALQSFLPEPACRKVDAVLVAGAGAAYLSGGSMGGWEFVFTAAVTYCAYRGLESYPWIGVAWLLHTGWDVVHHLRGTPIIPFAAHSSLGCAFCDPIIAVWCLGGGPSVHAVLARLRPAGSRA, from the coding sequence ATGGTCATCGTCACCGCTGTCCTCGTCGGACTCGCCTACGTGGCACTGCAGTCGTTCCTGCCGGAACCGGCGTGCCGGAAGGTCGACGCCGTGCTGGTCGCCGGGGCCGGTGCCGCCTACCTCAGCGGCGGGTCGATGGGCGGCTGGGAATTCGTGTTCACCGCGGCAGTGACCTACTGCGCCTACCGCGGGCTGGAGTCCTACCCCTGGATCGGAGTCGCCTGGCTGCTGCACACCGGATGGGATGTCGTGCACCATCTGCGGGGAACGCCGATCATCCCGTTCGCCGCGCATTCCTCGCTCGGCTGCGCGTTCTGCGACCCGATCATCGCGGTGTGGTGCCTCGGCGGCGGCCCGTCGGTGCACGCGGTCCTGGCCAGGCTGCGGCCTGCCGGCAGCCGTGCCTAG
- a CDS encoding S1 family peptidase, whose product MRIARTAAVLSGLAFTALAAAVPAAAAPAPGGAQPAIIDGSNADSLHAAARMFAGGQEICSATIIAPDWILTARHCTQGADGQDITFHVGDLDQTKGTEVKATSVHESPDADISLVQIDQQVQTDYAPLGSEGDVKVGDEAQVFGWGATCTDKPEIECQSQLLKVAKVSVNSVDCPDGAAGVSVCADRGDGITAGGDSGGPMYANGKQVGVASTSDRQSYTAYINITQYRDWISSVAGV is encoded by the coding sequence GTGCGCATCGCACGTACCGCCGCCGTTCTGTCCGGCCTCGCCTTCACCGCACTGGCCGCCGCCGTGCCGGCTGCCGCCGCCCCGGCCCCCGGCGGCGCCCAGCCCGCCATCATCGACGGGAGCAACGCCGACTCCCTGCACGCCGCCGCCCGGATGTTCGCCGGTGGCCAGGAAATCTGCTCGGCGACGATCATCGCGCCGGACTGGATCCTCACCGCCCGGCACTGCACCCAGGGTGCCGACGGCCAGGACATCACTTTCCACGTCGGCGATCTGGACCAGACCAAGGGCACCGAGGTGAAGGCCACCTCGGTGCACGAGTCGCCGGACGCGGACATCTCGCTGGTGCAGATCGACCAGCAGGTGCAGACCGACTACGCGCCACTGGGCAGCGAGGGTGACGTCAAGGTCGGCGACGAGGCCCAGGTCTTCGGCTGGGGTGCGACCTGCACCGACAAGCCGGAGATCGAGTGCCAGTCGCAGCTGCTGAAGGTCGCCAAGGTCAGCGTCAACTCGGTGGACTGCCCGGACGGCGCGGCCGGTGTCTCGGTGTGCGCGGACCGCGGTGACGGCATCACCGCCGGCGGCGACTCCGGCGGCCCGATGTACGCCAACGGCAAGCAGGTCGGTGTCGCCTCCACCAGCGACCGGCAGTCCTACACCGCCTACATCAACATCACCCAGTACCGCGACTGGATCTCCTCGGTCGCGGGCGTCTGA
- a CDS encoding DNA topoisomerase IB, which produces MKLRRSALGEPGISRRRRGRGFSYGAPSGARLTDPETLARIKRLVIPPAWRDVWISPDPHGHVQAVGTDDAGRKQYLYHAEWRRRRDEEKHDRVLAMARRLPEWRRQIDADLAGRGLTERRVLAAALRMLDRGIFRTGGEEYAEENGTHGVATLLREHARIRGDACVFEYPAKGGLHRSVCISDEALVGVVRALLRADPGNDRLLVYRTRDGWREIHADAVNERFKELAGNGCTAKDLRTWNATVLAATAFAATGPAQSQRAGKRHEAAVMREVSEALGNTPAVCRASYVDPRIVSAYRDASTIEPALRRAGRLDGEDAREVLERATIRLLSRHS; this is translated from the coding sequence GTGAAACTCCGTCGCAGCGCGCTCGGCGAACCGGGCATCAGCCGGCGGCGGCGCGGGCGCGGCTTCTCCTACGGCGCACCGTCCGGCGCCCGCCTGACCGATCCGGAAACGCTCGCGCGGATCAAGCGGCTGGTGATTCCGCCTGCCTGGCGCGACGTGTGGATCTCGCCGGATCCGCACGGGCACGTGCAAGCGGTCGGCACCGACGACGCCGGGCGCAAACAGTACCTCTACCACGCAGAATGGCGCCGTCGCCGGGACGAGGAGAAACACGACCGGGTCCTCGCGATGGCGAGACGGCTGCCGGAATGGCGCCGCCAGATCGACGCGGACCTCGCCGGCCGGGGGCTCACCGAACGCCGGGTCCTGGCCGCTGCTCTCCGGATGCTCGACCGCGGCATCTTCCGCACCGGGGGTGAGGAGTACGCCGAAGAGAACGGTACGCACGGAGTGGCAACCCTCCTGCGGGAACACGCGCGGATCCGCGGCGACGCCTGCGTTTTCGAGTACCCCGCCAAGGGCGGCCTCCACCGCAGCGTCTGCATTTCCGACGAAGCACTTGTCGGGGTGGTGCGCGCTCTCCTGCGCGCCGACCCCGGCAATGACCGGCTGCTGGTGTACCGGACCCGCGACGGCTGGCGGGAAATTCACGCGGACGCCGTCAACGAGCGGTTCAAGGAACTGGCCGGGAACGGCTGCACCGCGAAGGATTTGCGTACCTGGAATGCGACCGTACTGGCCGCCACCGCGTTCGCGGCAACCGGTCCGGCGCAGTCACAGCGAGCGGGCAAACGCCACGAAGCCGCGGTGATGCGCGAGGTGTCCGAGGCGCTGGGCAACACCCCAGCGGTCTGCCGGGCGTCCTATGTGGACCCTCGGATCGTGTCCGCCTACCGTGACGCGAGCACCATCGAGCCGGCGCTGCGACGTGCGGGCCGGCTCGACGGTGAGGACGCGCGGGAGGTGCTGGAGCGCGCGACGATCCGGCTGCTGTCGCGCCACTCGTGA
- a CDS encoding TetR/AcrR family transcriptional regulator: MSEGASPTTGSTAGPSTGSTTGRPLRRDARRNRDRILEAARDLFARRGLDVGMATVARHAGIGVATLYRRFPTKEALVRAVFTEQFAACGAVLDEAVADPDPGRGFRTLVERLCELQAADRGFSAALQAGFAEPEEVATERAHALGRFAGLVERAQAAGALRADFVPEDLILAMAANNGVIAAAPAADPAASRRLAGYLLSAFRPGDPETLPHPVRLAPHRVL; the protein is encoded by the coding sequence ATGAGCGAGGGCGCCAGTCCCACCACCGGTTCCACGGCCGGTCCCAGCACGGGATCGACCACCGGCCGGCCGTTGCGCCGGGACGCCCGCCGGAACCGGGACCGGATCCTGGAGGCGGCGAGGGACCTGTTCGCCCGGCGCGGCCTCGACGTCGGGATGGCCACCGTGGCCCGGCACGCGGGCATCGGCGTGGCCACGCTCTACCGGCGCTTCCCCACCAAGGAAGCGTTGGTGCGGGCGGTGTTCACCGAGCAGTTCGCCGCGTGCGGCGCGGTGCTGGACGAGGCGGTCGCCGATCCCGACCCGGGACGAGGATTCCGCACTCTGGTGGAAAGGCTGTGCGAACTGCAGGCAGCCGACCGCGGGTTCAGCGCGGCGCTGCAGGCCGGGTTCGCCGAACCGGAGGAGGTGGCCACCGAACGTGCGCACGCCTTGGGCCGGTTCGCCGGCCTGGTCGAACGCGCGCAGGCCGCCGGTGCCCTGCGCGCGGACTTCGTCCCGGAGGACCTGATTCTGGCGATGGCCGCCAACAACGGCGTGATCGCCGCCGCGCCGGCCGCCGATCCCGCTGCCTCGCGCCGCCTGGCGGGCTACCTGCTGAGCGCCTTCCGGCCGGGCGACCCGGAAACGCTGCCGCACCCGGTACGGCTCGCGCCGCACCGGGTGCTGTGA
- a CDS encoding maleate cis-trans isomerase family protein, giving the protein MIGLLYPTRDCGEDDFTLLAGRLDSSPAVDFAYVPWGQQPATIERASLRAAVRELGEPGRLVAAAAAFDPKPRVVSWACSSCSFLDGPAGARAQAEALRTALGIPASSTSLAFVAAARHLGLSRIALASVYQPDITEAFVDFLAAEGIETVSDVSRDAASDRDLATWGPGPITDLVREADSPDAAAVLVPETALHTAPLLADLERRTGKPVLTATQVTVWHALTLLGQPATGAGLGTLLA; this is encoded by the coding sequence ATGATCGGCCTGCTGTACCCGACCCGGGACTGCGGTGAGGACGACTTCACCCTGCTGGCCGGGCGGCTGGACTCGAGCCCGGCAGTGGATTTCGCTTACGTGCCATGGGGACAGCAGCCCGCGACCATCGAGCGGGCAAGCCTGCGGGCCGCGGTGCGGGAACTGGGCGAGCCGGGCCGTCTCGTCGCGGCGGCGGCCGCCTTCGACCCGAAACCGCGCGTGGTCAGCTGGGCGTGTTCGAGCTGCAGTTTCCTCGACGGCCCGGCTGGGGCGCGGGCCCAGGCCGAGGCACTGCGGACCGCGCTCGGGATCCCGGCGAGCAGCACGTCGCTGGCCTTCGTCGCGGCCGCACGGCACCTCGGTCTCTCGCGGATCGCACTGGCCTCGGTCTACCAGCCCGACATCACCGAAGCGTTCGTCGATTTCCTGGCTGCGGAAGGGATCGAGACGGTCAGCGACGTCTCGCGCGACGCGGCCTCCGACCGGGATCTCGCGACCTGGGGTCCCGGCCCGATCACCGATCTGGTGCGCGAAGCCGACAGCCCGGATGCCGCCGCCGTGCTGGTGCCCGAGACCGCCCTGCACACCGCGCCCCTGCTGGCCGATCTCGAACGGCGTACGGGAAAGCCCGTGCTCACCGCGACGCAGGTGACCGTGTGGCATGCGCTCACTCTGCTCGGACAGCCAGCCACCGGGGCGGGGCTCGGTACATTGCTGGCGTAG
- a CDS encoding serine hydrolase, whose translation MNFERLLRRLRDDLAEGGLRGSFLVRDLATGAEIGLDADREFPAASLVKVPLVAVTLDRIRRGELDGAQPVEFTPEPAATAGLTGLARFRHPARVAVDDLLYLAVAISDSTAADALFALTPPTEVARTVRGWDLTGISVRHGLAELGDTPAERFADDELHLAHSLAIGAATAGQGHPVSQLDISRASSCSARACTDLLTALWTPSKIDAGVAAQVRELMGQNLLRHRLAPDFAADSAKWSSKTGTVLNLRHEIGVVEHADGQSFAVAALTESNVPAGVQPEAEILMARTARALRDHLRGRG comes from the coding sequence GTGAACTTCGAACGACTGCTGCGGCGGCTGCGCGACGATCTGGCCGAGGGCGGGCTGCGTGGTTCGTTCCTGGTGCGGGACCTGGCGACCGGTGCGGAGATCGGACTCGACGCGGACCGCGAGTTCCCGGCCGCGTCACTGGTCAAGGTGCCGCTCGTGGCAGTGACGCTGGACCGGATCCGCCGCGGCGAACTGGACGGCGCCCAGCCGGTCGAGTTCACACCGGAGCCGGCCGCGACCGCCGGGCTGACCGGCCTCGCCCGGTTTCGGCATCCGGCGCGGGTGGCCGTGGACGACCTGCTGTACCTGGCCGTCGCGATCAGCGACAGCACGGCCGCGGACGCGCTGTTCGCGCTGACCCCGCCGACCGAGGTCGCCCGGACGGTCCGCGGCTGGGACCTGACCGGGATCTCGGTCCGGCACGGGCTCGCCGAACTGGGGGACACCCCCGCGGAACGGTTCGCCGACGACGAGCTGCACCTGGCACATTCGCTGGCCATCGGCGCGGCCACCGCCGGACAGGGACACCCGGTGTCCCAGCTGGACATCAGCCGGGCCAGCTCCTGCTCCGCCCGTGCCTGCACCGACCTGCTGACCGCGCTGTGGACGCCGTCGAAGATCGACGCCGGCGTCGCCGCGCAGGTGCGTGAGCTGATGGGCCAGAACCTGCTGCGGCACCGGCTGGCCCCGGATTTCGCCGCCGACTCCGCGAAGTGGTCCTCCAAGACCGGCACGGTGCTGAACCTGCGGCACGAGATCGGGGTGGTGGAACACGCCGACGGACAGTCGTTCGCGGTCGCCGCGCTCACCGAGTCCAACGTGCCCGCCGGGGTGCAGCCGGAGGCGGAGATCCTGATGGCCCGCACCGCCCGCGCACTGCGGGACCACCTGCGTGGCCGTGGCTGA
- a CDS encoding Asp23/Gls24 family envelope stress response protein translates to MSEMTTASPATETDAAERGALTIEDSVVAAIAARAVREAGDIGGAAGRVLGIGSADPERAAKVTARIDGDRVSLDVRLSIAYPASVTRTSERAREHLTRRVGELTGLSVSRVDITVGALHRAQANGRRVQ, encoded by the coding sequence ATGAGCGAGATGACCACCGCGAGCCCAGCCACGGAAACCGACGCCGCCGAGCGCGGCGCACTGACCATCGAGGATTCCGTCGTGGCGGCCATCGCCGCCAGGGCGGTGCGTGAGGCCGGCGACATCGGGGGCGCCGCCGGCCGGGTGCTCGGGATCGGCTCGGCCGACCCGGAGCGCGCGGCGAAGGTGACCGCCCGCATCGACGGTGACCGGGTGTCGCTCGACGTGCGGCTTTCCATTGCCTACCCGGCATCGGTGACCCGCACGAGCGAGCGGGCCCGCGAGCACCTGACCCGGCGGGTCGGGGAGCTGACCGGGCTTTCGGTGTCCAGAGTGGACATCACGGTCGGCGCCCTGCATCGCGCGCAGGCGAACGGACGGAGGGTGCAGTGA
- a CDS encoding DUF6286 domain-containing protein yields MKRRPRRSTAATLTALIVLAACVVVTVVAVQLIIGERPWISYSAVAGALHRTQWTNWWTAFGAVVAVVLGLCLLLAAILPGRRTVLPLAGEPDSGASRASYRSTLRAAAAGVDGVSAAKVRLGRKRVRVRVRTQRTRSDGLPEAVRTAVTHRLDEVGPAAQPAVRVAVSATRST; encoded by the coding sequence GTGAAACGACGTCCGCGCCGCTCGACCGCGGCCACACTGACCGCGCTGATCGTCCTGGCCGCCTGCGTGGTGGTGACCGTGGTGGCCGTGCAGCTGATCATCGGCGAACGGCCGTGGATCAGCTATTCCGCGGTTGCCGGCGCACTGCACCGTACACAGTGGACGAATTGGTGGACCGCGTTCGGCGCGGTGGTGGCGGTGGTGCTCGGGCTGTGCCTGCTGCTGGCCGCGATCCTGCCGGGGCGGCGCACCGTGCTCCCGCTGGCGGGCGAACCGGATTCGGGAGCGTCCCGGGCCAGTTACCGCTCCACCCTGCGGGCCGCCGCGGCCGGAGTCGACGGCGTGTCCGCGGCGAAGGTCCGGCTCGGACGCAAACGGGTCCGGGTGCGGGTCCGCACGCAACGCACCCGGTCCGACGGGCTGCCCGAGGCCGTGCGGACCGCGGTCACCCACCGGCTGGACGAGGTCGGCCCGGCCGCGCAGCCCGCGGTCCGGGTGGCCGTATCGGCGACGAGGAGCACATGA
- a CDS encoding Asp23/Gls24 family envelope stress response protein: MADSTATQPRTQAEVEKTKPGTLTTKEGLTTIADVVVQKIAGLAAREVPGVYALGGGAARAFSALRERIPGASASAGQGVSVEVGEKQAAVDLQVVVDYGASIADVSRAIRRDVITGVEHMTGLEVVEVNIAVSDLHLPEDDEEAPADSGRVQ, translated from the coding sequence ATGGCCGACTCGACCGCCACCCAGCCCCGCACGCAGGCGGAGGTGGAGAAGACCAAGCCGGGCACCCTCACCACCAAGGAGGGCCTGACCACCATCGCCGACGTCGTGGTGCAGAAGATCGCCGGGCTGGCCGCACGGGAGGTGCCCGGTGTGTACGCGCTCGGCGGCGGCGCCGCGCGGGCGTTTTCCGCGCTGCGTGAGCGCATTCCCGGTGCGAGCGCCTCGGCAGGGCAGGGCGTCTCGGTCGAGGTGGGGGAGAAGCAGGCGGCGGTGGACCTGCAGGTCGTCGTCGACTACGGCGCCTCGATCGCCGACGTCTCCCGCGCCATCCGGCGTGACGTGATCACCGGGGTCGAGCACATGACCGGGCTCGAGGTCGTCGAGGTCAACATCGCGGTGTCGGATCTGCATCTGCCCGAGGACGACGAGGAAGCGCCGGCCGACTCCGGCCGGGTGCAGTGA
- a CDS encoding MGH1-like glycoside hydrolase domain-containing protein — MYALPTLEFANPQRQRLFGDQYESALTNVVGINTVYADRPTYDHADLLSYPPGTFVRAGGGYPEPQRWTRDAAVNAWNAGSLLGPPVGRNTLLSVVERAGGALVVQQDNQWWDQVVWILGAQYHWQVTGDAEFLALAYEIGTATVAERKSRNFSARHGLFTGPSFMNDGIAGYPQPPWQAGTASSFVLDYPLTHELMCLSTNCLYYGAYLALADLAEALGKDGRGHRADAARLRTSINRSLWRPDAGTYGYFLHGDGSLDPSQEGAGLAFAMLFGVAGAEQIGKLLEAVHWEPHGIVNSWPHFPRFSDAKPGRHNVVVWPMVHSFFGEAVARAGRPDLFGRALTNVADLVAATDGGFYEIYDAKTGAVQGGWQTGGSGEQEQFTSQPDQAWSATGYLRMIFGGLFGLTFSGDGLAFAPCLPSGWGPVTLRGLRYRDATLDLTLHGAGSRVTACTVDGRPSRPAVPTNLTGRHEVRLVLTEA, encoded by the coding sequence GTGTACGCCCTGCCGACGCTCGAGTTCGCGAATCCGCAGCGGCAGCGGCTTTTCGGCGACCAGTACGAGAGCGCGCTGACCAACGTCGTCGGCATCAACACCGTGTACGCCGACCGGCCCACGTACGACCACGCGGACCTGCTGAGTTACCCGCCGGGCACGTTCGTGCGGGCCGGCGGCGGCTACCCCGAACCGCAGCGGTGGACGCGGGACGCCGCGGTCAACGCCTGGAACGCCGGCAGCCTGCTCGGCCCGCCGGTCGGGCGCAACACGCTGCTGTCGGTGGTGGAGCGCGCCGGTGGCGCGCTCGTGGTGCAGCAGGACAACCAGTGGTGGGACCAGGTCGTCTGGATCCTCGGTGCCCAGTACCACTGGCAGGTGACCGGGGATGCGGAATTCCTGGCGCTGGCCTATGAAATCGGTACCGCGACCGTCGCCGAGCGGAAGTCGCGGAACTTCTCCGCGCGGCACGGCCTGTTCACCGGGCCGAGCTTCATGAACGACGGGATCGCGGGCTACCCGCAGCCGCCGTGGCAGGCGGGGACCGCGTCGTCGTTCGTGCTCGACTATCCGCTGACGCACGAGCTGATGTGCTTGTCCACCAACTGTCTTTACTACGGCGCGTATCTCGCTCTCGCCGACCTGGCCGAGGCGCTGGGCAAGGACGGACGCGGCCACCGCGCCGACGCCGCCCGGCTGCGGACGTCGATCAACCGCTCGTTGTGGCGCCCGGATGCCGGCACGTACGGCTATTTCCTGCACGGCGACGGCAGTCTCGACCCCTCGCAGGAAGGTGCCGGACTGGCTTTCGCGATGCTGTTCGGCGTGGCCGGAGCGGAGCAGATCGGCAAGCTGCTCGAGGCAGTGCACTGGGAACCGCACGGAATCGTCAACAGCTGGCCGCATTTCCCGCGCTTCAGCGATGCGAAACCGGGGCGGCACAACGTCGTCGTCTGGCCGATGGTGCACTCGTTCTTCGGCGAGGCGGTCGCCCGCGCGGGCCGTCCCGACCTGTTCGGCCGCGCGCTGACGAACGTGGCCGACCTGGTGGCGGCGACCGACGGCGGCTTCTACGAGATTTACGACGCGAAGACCGGCGCGGTCCAGGGCGGCTGGCAGACCGGGGGTTCGGGGGAGCAGGAGCAGTTCACCTCGCAACCGGACCAGGCCTGGTCCGCGACCGGCTACCTGCGGATGATCTTCGGCGGCCTGTTCGGACTCACGTTCTCCGGCGACGGCCTGGCTTTCGCCCCGTGCCTCCCGTCCGGCTGGGGCCCGGTGACCCTGCGCGGCCTGCGCTACCGCGACGCGACCCTGGACCTGACCCTGCACGGCGCGGGATCACGGGTGACCGCGTGCACGGTGGACGGCCGCCCATCCCGCCCCGCGGTCCCCACGAACTTGACCGGCCGGCACGAGGTACGGCTGGTCCTCACCGAAGCCTGA
- a CDS encoding STAS domain-containing protein — translation MAAGSQGSPRLRSSYRYDDLDVLTVLLSGELDEGTALVVVRAVTFALDKRPHALVLDLADLSALTRAGLHVLRAAQDRAATEGVALRLVVPAAGVAGRTLAEAGMAAVFDVYPDLAAARVENDRTRFLRRMRRRLGGR, via the coding sequence ATGGCAGCCGGATCGCAGGGATCGCCACGGCTCAGGTCGTCGTACCGCTACGACGACCTGGACGTGCTCACCGTGCTGCTGTCCGGGGAGCTGGACGAGGGCACGGCGCTGGTCGTGGTGCGTGCGGTGACGTTCGCGCTCGACAAGCGCCCGCACGCGCTGGTGCTCGACCTCGCGGACCTGAGCGCGCTGACCCGCGCCGGCCTGCACGTGCTGCGCGCGGCACAGGACCGCGCCGCCACGGAAGGCGTTGCGCTGCGGCTGGTCGTCCCCGCGGCCGGGGTGGCCGGCCGCACCCTCGCCGAGGCCGGGATGGCGGCGGTGTTCGACGTCTACCCCGACCTCGCCGCGGCGCGGGTCGAGAACGACCGCACCCGGTTCCTGCGGCGAATGCGCCGGAGGCTCGGCGGCCGGTGA
- a CDS encoding DUF4232 domain-containing protein, whose translation MSTRTTVAHGALAGGAVLAAVILAGCGSTQDTASPGSATQNPPATSAAPTAASSTTPPPSSDPATSSTTSQATATSATEPPSDGSSGSSGSMCRTADLRVSLNKSAGDADMQGSHLPLVFTNTGSRSCTLQSAPGVSYVTGGSGQQVGVPATRRTGGPVVTIAPGSSASAALFLSSAPHKSDCAQVQARGLRIYPPGNTAAAFIPMQDTTCSDGGPYLRVGSVHPGSATTAS comes from the coding sequence ATGAGTACCCGAACCACGGTGGCGCACGGCGCACTCGCCGGTGGCGCCGTACTGGCCGCAGTGATCTTGGCCGGCTGCGGATCCACGCAGGACACCGCCTCGCCGGGCTCGGCCACGCAGAATCCGCCGGCGACCAGCGCGGCGCCCACCGCCGCCAGCAGCACGACCCCGCCGCCCAGCAGCGACCCGGCCACTTCGAGCACGACGAGCCAGGCGACGGCGACCTCGGCGACCGAACCGCCGTCGGACGGCAGCAGCGGCTCGAGCGGGTCGATGTGCCGTACCGCGGACCTGCGGGTCAGCCTCAACAAATCCGCCGGCGACGCAGACATGCAGGGTTCGCATCTGCCACTGGTGTTCACCAATACCGGCAGCCGTTCGTGCACCCTGCAGTCCGCGCCTGGCGTGTCCTACGTGACCGGTGGCAGCGGGCAGCAGGTGGGCGTGCCGGCAACCCGGCGCACCGGTGGCCCGGTCGTGACCATCGCTCCGGGCTCCAGCGCTTCGGCGGCCCTGTTCCTGTCCAGTGCCCCGCACAAGAGCGACTGCGCCCAGGTCCAGGCCCGCGGCCTGCGGATCTACCCGCCGGGCAACACCGCGGCCGCGTTCATCCCGATGCAGGACACCACGTGCAGTGACGGCGGCCCTTACCTGAGGGTCGGTTCGGTCCACCCGGGCTCGGCGACCACCGCTTCCTGA